One Mesorhizobium sp. J428 DNA segment encodes these proteins:
- a CDS encoding ABC transporter permease: MADIALPRSAAPAILAGRGGVFGTLSDWVWRHPKMFLFLMLTPPVLWLGIIYIGSLFALLLQSFFAIDEFSGLINREFTLKTYGELFLPQNVDIVVRTVLMAALVTVASAIVAFPIAYYAARYAKGKWKAAFYLGVMLPLWSSYLVKVYAWKLILAKEGILNWIFAKLHLTFLLDAWLSLPIVGGNSLSVSYTGTFLVFVYVWMPFMILPMQAALERVPANLIEASADLGAAPRQTFRNVILPLAMPGIIAGSIFTFSLTMGDYIIPQIVGTSRLFIGQAVYAHQGTAGNIPLAAAFTVVPIVVMGFYLWFAKRQGAFDAL, translated from the coding sequence GTGGCTGACATCGCCCTCCCCCGCTCAGCCGCCCCCGCCATCCTCGCCGGCCGAGGCGGCGTCTTCGGCACGCTGTCCGACTGGGTGTGGCGCCACCCGAAGATGTTCCTGTTCCTGATGCTGACACCGCCGGTGCTGTGGCTCGGCATCATCTATATCGGCTCGCTGTTCGCGCTCCTGCTGCAGAGCTTCTTCGCGATCGACGAGTTCTCCGGCCTGATCAACCGCGAGTTCACGCTCAAGACCTATGGTGAGCTGTTCCTGCCGCAGAACGTAGACATTGTGGTCCGGACGGTCCTGATGGCGGCGCTGGTGACCGTCGCCTCGGCGATCGTCGCCTTTCCGATCGCCTACTACGCGGCGCGCTATGCGAAGGGGAAATGGAAGGCGGCGTTTTATCTCGGCGTCATGCTGCCGCTGTGGTCGAGCTACCTGGTCAAGGTCTACGCCTGGAAGCTGATCCTCGCCAAGGAAGGCATCTTGAACTGGATCTTCGCCAAGCTGCACCTGACCTTCCTGCTCGACGCCTGGCTTTCGCTGCCGATCGTCGGCGGCAACTCGCTATCGGTCTCCTACACCGGCACGTTCCTCGTCTTCGTCTATGTCTGGATGCCGTTCATGATCCTGCCGATGCAGGCGGCCCTCGAGCGCGTGCCGGCGAACCTGATCGAGGCGTCGGCGGACCTGGGCGCCGCACCGCGCCAGACGTTCCGGAACGTGATCCTGCCGCTCGCCATGCCCGGCATCATCGCCGGCTCGATCTTCACCTTCTCGCTGACGATGGGCGACTACATCATCCCGCAGATCGTCGGCACGTCGCGGTTGTTCATCGGCCAGGCGGTCTACGCGCATCAGGGCACCGCCGGCAACATTCCGCTGGCAGCCGCCTTCACCGTGGTGCCGATTGTGGTCATGGGCTTCTACCTCTGGTTCGCCAAGCGTCAGGGGGCGTTCGATGCGCTGTGA
- a CDS encoding ABC transporter ATP-binding protein: MTPAVSFAKVSRHFGSVRAVDAVDLEIAAGEFFAMLGPSGSGKTTCLRLIAGFEQPTSGHIEIFGENAVGVPPYRRNVNTVFQDYALFPHLNVADNVAYGLMVKGVAREERRRAAEEALALVKLPGYGARKPGQLSGGQRQRVALARALVNKPRVLLLDEPLGALDLKLREQMQEELKSLQRGLGITFVFVTHDQGEALSMADRVAVFNDGRIMQVGSPQEIYRRPATRFVADFVGSANILPPDFVQRHAGQRRWGSLRPEHVRIASGGTGIPGRVVSLNYLGAGTRVALEAEGLRLNAMVDSGGVLPSPGDEVTVSFNRDNVNLMEGEG, from the coding sequence ATGACCCCAGCCGTCTCCTTCGCCAAAGTCTCGCGCCACTTCGGCAGCGTCCGCGCCGTGGACGCTGTCGACCTCGAGATCGCGGCCGGCGAATTCTTCGCCATGCTGGGTCCCTCTGGCTCGGGCAAGACGACGTGCCTCAGGCTCATCGCGGGCTTCGAGCAGCCGACCTCGGGCCATATCGAGATCTTCGGCGAGAACGCCGTCGGGGTTCCGCCCTACCGGCGCAACGTCAACACCGTGTTCCAGGACTATGCGCTCTTCCCCCATCTCAACGTCGCAGACAATGTCGCCTACGGGCTGATGGTGAAGGGCGTCGCGCGCGAGGAGCGGCGGCGCGCGGCGGAAGAGGCGCTGGCCCTGGTCAAGCTGCCCGGTTACGGCGCGCGCAAGCCCGGCCAGCTCTCCGGCGGCCAGCGGCAGCGCGTGGCGCTGGCCCGCGCCTTGGTGAACAAGCCGCGCGTGCTTCTGCTCGACGAACCGCTCGGCGCGCTCGACCTCAAGCTGCGCGAGCAGATGCAGGAGGAGCTGAAGTCGCTGCAGAGAGGGCTCGGCATCACCTTCGTCTTCGTCACCCACGACCAGGGCGAGGCGCTGTCGATGGCCGACCGGGTCGCCGTCTTCAACGACGGCAGGATCATGCAGGTCGGCAGCCCGCAGGAGATCTACCGCCGGCCGGCTACCCGGTTTGTCGCGGACTTCGTCGGCTCGGCCAACATCCTGCCGCCCGACTTCGTGCAGCGCCATGCCGGCCAGCGGCGCTGGGGCAGTCTGCGGCCCGAGCACGTCCGCATCGCATCCGGCGGCACGGGCATACCGGGGCGCGTCGTCTCGCTCAACTATCTCGGCGCCGGCACCCGCGTGGCGCTCGAAGCCGAGGGGCTGAGGCTCAACGCGATGGTCGATTCCGGCGGGGTGCTGCCGTCGCCCGGCGACGAGGTGACCGTCAGCTTCAATCGCGACAACGTCAACCTGATGGAGGGCGAAGGGTGA
- a CDS encoding ABC transporter substrate-binding protein, with protein sequence MKSLLKTCTAMTLAVAFAAPAFAQVKEIGAGEGQLNIVAWAGYIERGETDKAFDWVTKFEAATGCKVNVKTAATSDEMVALMNEGGFDLVTASGDASLRLIAGKRVQPVNVDLVKSWSTIDDRLKDAPWHTVDGVHYGVPYMWGPNVLMYNTNVIKTPPTSWKVVFEETTLDDGKSNKGRVQAYDGPIHIADAALYLMTHKPDLGIKDPYQLTEDQYKAALDLLRQQRTLVGRYWHDAFIQIDDFKNEGVVASGSWPFQVNLLKSENQPVASVFPEEGVTGWADTTMMHVDAANPNCSYMWFEHQLSSNLQSDLGVWFGANPSVPAACTNGSGMSTKETCTANGMDNFEKVKFWTTPTSKCATQGDACVPYYRWVSDYIGVIGGR encoded by the coding sequence ATGAAGTCGCTTTTGAAGACATGCACCGCCATGACGCTGGCCGTCGCCTTCGCGGCTCCGGCCTTTGCGCAGGTGAAGGAGATCGGCGCCGGCGAGGGCCAGCTCAACATCGTCGCCTGGGCCGGCTATATCGAGCGTGGCGAGACCGACAAGGCCTTCGACTGGGTGACCAAGTTCGAGGCTGCCACGGGCTGCAAGGTGAACGTCAAGACGGCCGCGACCTCGGACGAAATGGTCGCACTGATGAACGAGGGCGGCTTCGACCTCGTCACCGCCTCGGGCGACGCGTCGCTGCGCCTCATCGCCGGGAAGCGCGTGCAGCCGGTCAATGTCGATCTCGTCAAGAGCTGGTCTACGATCGACGACCGCCTGAAGGATGCGCCCTGGCACACGGTCGACGGCGTCCACTACGGCGTGCCCTACATGTGGGGCCCGAACGTGCTGATGTACAACACCAATGTCATCAAGACCCCGCCGACCTCGTGGAAGGTCGTGTTCGAGGAGACGACGCTGGACGACGGCAAGTCGAACAAGGGCCGGGTGCAGGCCTATGATGGCCCGATCCACATCGCCGACGCCGCGCTCTACCTGATGACGCACAAGCCCGACCTCGGCATCAAGGATCCCTATCAGCTGACCGAGGACCAGTACAAGGCGGCCCTCGACCTGCTGCGCCAGCAGCGCACGCTGGTCGGCCGCTACTGGCACGACGCCTTCATCCAGATCGACGACTTCAAGAACGAGGGCGTCGTCGCCTCCGGCTCTTGGCCGTTCCAGGTCAACCTCCTGAAGAGCGAGAACCAGCCGGTCGCCTCCGTGTTCCCGGAAGAGGGCGTTACCGGATGGGCCGACACGACGATGATGCATGTCGACGCGGCGAACCCGAACTGCTCCTACATGTGGTTCGAGCACCAGCTGTCGTCCAACCTGCAGAGCGACCTCGGCGTCTGGTTCGGTGCAAACCCCTCGGTGCCGGCCGCCTGCACCAACGGCAGCGGCATGTCGACCAAGGAAACCTGCACCGCGAACGGCATGGACAATTTCGAGAAGGTGAAGTTCTGGACGACGCCGACCTCGAAATGCGCCACCCAGGGCGATGCCTGCGTGCCGTATTATCGTTGGGTGTCGGACTATATCGGCGTGATCGGCGGCCGGTGA